A genomic region of Entelurus aequoreus isolate RoL-2023_Sb linkage group LG19, RoL_Eaeq_v1.1, whole genome shotgun sequence contains the following coding sequences:
- the LOC133634868 gene encoding uncharacterized protein LOC133634868 isoform X1, with protein sequence MRKMCLMLTMKRKFGQTRSAEKRKHRSSSRHPHCQSSQPLTFQSPASTRPLQPVPANTRPLQGIQADLTAQRELQHFQAQSRQECIQLKPVPDRSSQYQTTPASTSQYQTAPRSSRNALDSELFQLNMKVQNILENQGEIMRMLRGLAAQSVGPKSVDVQDLIDQPFETLEQLKAFCEWLDTDLLLRKQLVEALTALGGQNLADTVRTMLRKIATNKVLEQLGLRGKTGKVAFEDLPLYRIINKACRGVYKQTTTAEVDCELGEVLKLATFRKGGSKFEEKRRN encoded by the exons ATGAGGAAGATGTGTTTGATGCTGACG ATGAAGAGGAAATTCGGCCAAACAAGAAGTGCAGAAAAGAGAAAACACAGATCATCGTCCAGGCACCCCCACTGCCAGAGCTCCCAACCTTTAACTTTCCAATCTCCAGCGAGTACCAGACCACTTCAGCCAGTACCAGCCAATACCAGACCACTCCAAGGCATCCAGGCCGACCTCACAGCCCAGCGAGAATTGCAGCACTTCCAGGCTCAGTCCAGACAGGAATGCATCCagctcaagccagtaccagaccgctcaagccagtaccagaccactccagccagtacgagtcagtaccagaccgctccaagaagcagcaggaatgcccttgacagtgaac ttttccagttgaacatgaaagttcaaaatatacttgagaaccagggagaaattatgcgcatgctgagagggctggcagcacagtctgtggggccaaaatctgtggatgttcaagatctcattgatcagcctttcgagactcttgagcagctgaaggccttctgtgaatggctcgacactgatcttctgctcagaaagcagctg gtggaagctcttactgctcttggtgggcagaatttggcagacacggtgaggacaatgctgaggaaaattgccacaaacaaagtcctggagcagcttggcctccgtggaaagacaggaaaagtggcgtttgaggacttgcccctttacagaataataaata aggcatgcaggggtgtttacaagcagacgaccacagctgaagtggattgtgagcttggagaggtcctgaaactggccacttttcgaaagggaggttcaaaatttgag gagaagaggaggaattaa
- the LOC133634868 gene encoding uncharacterized protein LOC133634868 isoform X2 — protein sequence MRKMCLMLTMKRKFGQTRSAEKRKHRSSSRHPHCQSSQPLTFQSPASTRPLQPVPANTRPLQGIQADLTAQRELQHFQAQSRQECIQLKPVPDRSSQYQTTPASTSQYQTAPRSSRNALDSELFQLNMKVQNILENQGEIMRMLRGLAAQSVGPKSVDVQDLIDQPFETLEQLKAFCEWLDTDLLLRKQLVEALTALGGQNLADTVRTMLRKIATNKVLEQLGLRGKTGKVAFEDLPLYRIINSMQGCLQADDHS from the exons ATGAGGAAGATGTGTTTGATGCTGACG ATGAAGAGGAAATTCGGCCAAACAAGAAGTGCAGAAAAGAGAAAACACAGATCATCGTCCAGGCACCCCCACTGCCAGAGCTCCCAACCTTTAACTTTCCAATCTCCAGCGAGTACCAGACCACTTCAGCCAGTACCAGCCAATACCAGACCACTCCAAGGCATCCAGGCCGACCTCACAGCCCAGCGAGAATTGCAGCACTTCCAGGCTCAGTCCAGACAGGAATGCATCCagctcaagccagtaccagaccgctcaagccagtaccagaccactccagccagtacgagtcagtaccagaccgctccaagaagcagcaggaatgcccttgacagtgaac ttttccagttgaacatgaaagttcaaaatatacttgagaaccagggagaaattatgcgcatgctgagagggctggcagcacagtctgtggggccaaaatctgtggatgttcaagatctcattgatcagcctttcgagactcttgagcagctgaaggccttctgtgaatggctcgacactgatcttctgctcagaaagcagctg gtggaagctcttactgctcttggtgggcagaatttggcagacacggtgaggacaatgctgaggaaaattgccacaaacaaagtcctggagcagcttggcctccgtggaaagacaggaaaagtggcgtttgaggacttgcccctttacagaataataaata gcatgcaggggtgtttacaagcagacgaccacagctga